One window from the genome of Sesamum indicum cultivar Zhongzhi No. 13 linkage group LG15, S_indicum_v1.0, whole genome shotgun sequence encodes:
- the LOC105177762 gene encoding protein GAMETE EXPRESSED 3: MEVKDVEGTDNGKNCFAIMMLSKSRMPFLISADEPSKRAANRLFKNFIGDDGRIYACSGRNFFAFESNGSIAWMVHLSYTCNANIAPVNGGSRKIYLVAEKRVLKIYPLRIGTSEPAVEVFFGPGQGTEVTGEIIGVSASIFSSCVVINVKNQGLFAYRLYGQLVWRAGPVLNQHGYLQGCRNNITECHFTSVPVIDHCEASIYISNSVGELYSLSIRGPYFKWIQDLRSFGSTFTITPGNNGRLYVTIPDAALVLALDVSTGHILWQGSIGPLSSADYEPVVDANGWISIGSLDGFLYSFSPVGALRKFPKSASLDSVIQVNPVLDCSGYAVYISQTEMEGKISQTIAEYTYVSALKPKNVALTLLVPASGSTYWSGIDPGNFLVKLSQSDLQHFVLDERTLLAFFAASRNGNPLPCRSTCQKLVSSCSQVKPKSISIYTGNERTIILFLLIESVVLVFLGAVVRYCCIFWKKKKLQGLNLGKFLEKRRSLLSQKKAFDRMITDLELKASEEAVANEVLETLSDLVKEREDIKRKLSTTYSLGRDGEKSRSKFLLPLRYGKSRSYSFQGSKNESITIFHTLSETTSSGDYSSSPIEEADNLLSENEELVPDAKANEKGKAPIEVESSSDDEIHENEYVADEPSASQRLVHPLYLEDSCSGMEKAKVNDDVNGMGNTDSGNRRLRRRTMSFTN, encoded by the exons ATGGAGGTGAAAGATGTGGAAGGTACTGATAATGGGAAGAATTGTTTTGCCATCATGATGTTGTCTAAGAGTAGAATGCCTTTCTTGATTTCAGCTGATGAACCTTCCAAGAGAGCTGCTAATAGACTGTTCAAGAACTTCATTGGAGATGATGGGCGGATTTATGCTTGTTCAGGCAGAAACTTTTTTGCCTTTGAAAGCAATGGTTCTATTGCGTGGATGGTACACTTGAGTTATACATGCAACGCAAATATAGCTCCAGTAAATGGTGGGTCAAGAAAG ATATATTTGGTTGCAGAAAAAAGAGTACTAAAAATCTATCCTTTAAGAATTGGAACTTCTGAACCTGCCGTAGAAGTATTTTTTGGTCCAGGACAAGGTACAGAAGTAACAGGAGAAATTATCGGAGTCTCTGCAAGCATATTCAGCTCATGCGTGGTCATTAACGTTAAGAACCAGGGGCTATTTGCATATAGGTTGTATGGACAACTCGTGTGGAGAGCTGGTCCAGTGCTTAATCAGCACGGATATCTCCAAGGTTGCAGGAATAATATTACAGAGTGCCATTTTACTTCAGTACCTGTGATTGATCACTGTGAAGCTAGTATCTAT ATCTCCAACAGTGTAGGGGAGCTATATTCCTTATCAATTCGTGGTCCTTATTTTAAATGGATTCAAGATCTTAGATCATTTGGAAGTACATTTACAATTACTCCTGGAAACAATGGTCGTCTTTATGTTACTATACCAGATGCAGCTCTCGTCCTGGCATTGGATGTTTCCACAGGACACATTTTGTGGCAAGGAAGTATTGGGCCATTAAGTTCAGCAGATTACGAGCCAGTGGTCGATGCAAATG GTTGGATATCTATTGGCTCATTGGATGGatttctttattcattttcacCCGTAGGAGCTCTGAGAAAATTCCCAAAATCTGCTAGTTTGGATTCTGTAATCCAAGTTAATCCTGTACTTGACTGCTCCGGGTATGCGGTTTACATTTCTCAGACGGAAATGGAAGGAAAAATTTCACAGACAATTGCGGAATACACTTATGTATCAGCATTAAAACCGAAAAATGTTGCATTAACTTTGCTTGTTCCAGCTTCTGGTTCCACCTACTGGTCTGGAATTGATCCTG GTAATTTTTTGGTCAAGCTGTCCCAGAGTGATCTGCAACATTTTGTACTGGATGAAAGAACTCTTCTGGCTTTTTTTGCTGCTTCAA GAAACGGCAACCCATTGCCTTGTCGTAGCACAT GCCAGAAACTTGTGTCTAGCTGCTCACAAGTGAAGCCCAAGAGCATAAGCATCTACACAG GCAATGAGAGAACAATTATATTGTTTCTCTTAATTGAATCAGTAGTTTTAGTGTTCCTTGGAGCAGTAGTACGATATTGCTGCATCttttggaagaagaaaaagctTCAAGGTCTCAACCTGGGGaagtttcttgaaaaaagA CGTTCCCTACTATCCCAAAAGAAAGCATTCGACAGAATGATCACAGATCTGGAATTGAAGGCTTCAGAAGAAGCAGTAGCCAACGAAGTGCTTGAAACACTAAGTGATTTGGttaaagaaagagaagacATCAAGAGAAAGCTCTCAACAACATACAGTTTAGGCAGAGACGGAGAGAAATCACGTTCCAAATTCCTCTTACCGTTGCGTTATGGCAAATCCAGGAGCTACTCATTTCAAGGCTCCAAGAACGAGAGTATTACGATATTTCACACACTTAGTGAAACTACTTCTTCTGGGGACTACAGCAGCAGCCCCATTGAAGAGGCTGACAATCTTCTCTCTGAAAATGAAGAACTTGTTCCTGATGCAAAGGCAAACGAAAAGGGAAAGGCTCCTATTGAAGTTGAAAGCTCAAGTGATGATGAGATTCATGAAAACGAGTACGTTGCTGATGAACCTTCAGCTTCGCAACGACTTGTACATCCATTGTATTTGGAGGATTCTTGCAGTGGAATGGAGAAGGCGAAAGTGAATGATGATGTAAATGGTATGGGAAATACAGACAGTGGAAATAGAAGGTTAAGGAGAAGAACCATGTCCTTCACTAACTAG